Within the Streptomyces sp. YIM 121038 genome, the region GTCGTCCCTGACCAGGACCTCGTCAAGCAGCTCCTGGAGCAGATGGAACTCAAGTACGTCGTCGACGACGAGGGTGACCTCGCGGCGCCGTGGGAGGAGTTCCGTACGTACTTCATGTTCCGCGGCAAGGACGAGGAGCAGGTCTTCTCGGTCAGGACCTTCTACGACAGGCCGCACGGCATCGAGGAGAAGCCGCAGATCCTGGAGTCCATCGACGACTGGAACCGTCGCACGCTCTGGCCCAAGGTCTACACGCACACGCACGACGACGGCACCGTCCGCCTCATCGGCGAGGCCCAGATGCTGATCGGCACGGGTGTCTCCCTGGAGCACTTCGTGTCGTCGACGGTCAGCTGGGTGCGGGCCGCGATCGAGTTCGACCGCTGGCTCGTGGAGCAGCTGGGCCTGGAGACGGACGCCGACGCGGCGGACGACGCCGAGCCCGGCGACGAGCAGGCCTGACGGCCGCGGTCTTCCGTACCGAGCACAGCACTACAACGGCATGCGGGCCGTCGTCACCAGATACGTCCCGTACGCGAGCGAGAGCCCGGCCAGGGCGCCGACCACCAGGGCGGCGTGCCTGGGCCGGGCTCTCGCCGTGCGCACCAGGGCGCAGGCGAGCGGCAGCAGCAGCGGGAACGCGGGCAGCAGGAAGCGCGGCTTCGACTCGAAGAAGCCCGAGCCGCCGACCGTGATCAGCAGCAGGACCCCGGTGTAGACGAGCAGCGGCAGCGGGGCGCGGTCGCAGAGCAGCAGCCCGTACAGGAGCAGCGCCGCCGCGACGATCACCAGGGTCACGGCGAAGACGAGCTTGTCGCCGTGCAGGAGCAGATGCCGGGCGAAGGCGAGCGAGCCCCGGCCGAAGTCGAAGCGGGAGCCCCAGTCGCGCTGCACCGCGAAGTACCCGCCGAGGGGATCGCCCTTGCGGACCCCCACCCACAGCACGTACGCGCCCCAGCCGACGGGGGCGAGCGCCGCGCCCGTCCACAGCCCGTGCGGCACGCGGCCCCGGCGCCGGACGACCTCGCAGACCGCCGTCACCACGACGGCGGCGGCCACCGCGAAGCCGTTCGGGCGGGCCAGGCCCGCGAGCGCGGCGAGGGCCCCCGCCGCCTGCCAGCGGCCGGTGAGCAGCGCGTACAGGGAGCCCGCGGCGAGCGCCGTCAGGACCGGCTCGGTGTACGCCATCGTCAGGATCACGGAGTGCGGCAGGAGCCCCCACAGCAGGACGAGGACCGTGGCCGTGCGGTGGTCGTGGAGCCGGGCGGCGATCTTGTAGATGCCGACCGCGGCCGCGCCCGCGCCGAGCCAGGAGACGAGCAGGCCCGCGGCGCCGTAGCCGAGCGGCGTGAGCGTCTCCACCGCGCGGATCAGGGCCGGGTAGAGCGGGAAGAAGGCCAGGTCGCTCTGGACGACGCCGGGTTCGAAGTACAGGGTGCGGCCGTAGCCGTGGGCGGCGATGCCGGTGTACCAGCGGGAGTCCCAGGAGCGGCCCAGGAGGCGGAAGGCGTCCTGGTGGCTGGTGTGGGCGGCGACCGCGAGCGCGAGCAGGCCGGTGAGGCGGGCGGCGGCGAAGGCGCCCAGGGCGTGCAGCGCGTGGGCTGCCGCCCGCTCGGCCGGCGGGGTGGGCTCGCACTCCGTGCGGCGGGTGCGTGTGACGGGGGCTGGGACGGTGGGGCTGGGGTGGGTCACATCGGAACCTTGCGGGCCCTCTGGGGCGGGCGCGAGTCAGGCAGGGCCGTGTGGGTGGGCGTTTTACGTCGGGTGCCGCGCCGTCGTGGGCTGTGCCCGCCCTTCGGGCGACTACAGCGACTTGAGGCGGGCGACCGCCTCCTCCAGGACCGGGGTCTGCTTGCAGAAGGCGAAGCGGACGAAGGGGGCGCCCTGGTCGCGGTGGTCGTAGAAGACCGCGTTGGGGATGGCGACGACGCCCGCGCGCTCGGGCAGGGCGCGGCAGAAGGCGAAGCCGTCGCTCTCGCCGAGCGGGCGGATGTCGGTGGTGACGAAGTACGTGCCCGCCGGGCGGTAGACCTCGAAGCCCGCCGCCGTGAGCCCGGAGGCCAGCAGGTCCCGCTTGGCGCGCATGTCGTCGAGGAACGAGGCGAAGTACGCGTCGGGCAGCGCGAGCGCCTCCGCGACCGCGTACTGGAACGGGCCCGAGGACACGAACGTGAGGAACTGCTTCGCGGAGCGCACCGCCGTGACCAGGTCCGGCGCGGCCGTGACCCAGCCGACCTTCCAGCCCGTGAACGAGAACGTCTTGCCCGCCGAGC harbors:
- a CDS encoding YbjN domain-containing protein, producing the protein MSIDPSSIPNFGGQPEPQQGAGPAGPVVPDQDLVKQLLEQMELKYVVDDEGDLAAPWEEFRTYFMFRGKDEEQVFSVRTFYDRPHGIEEKPQILESIDDWNRRTLWPKVYTHTHDDGTVRLIGEAQMLIGTGVSLEHFVSSTVSWVRAAIEFDRWLVEQLGLETDADAADDAEPGDEQA